TCATGTCGAGTATGATTAACGAAGAACGGTGCCACGGAGTCTGCCGTTCGCTGCTATCATTTATTTGATACTGACTCTCTTTTATCTCGTACGACCgtcgtttcttcttttcttcctgTAAGGTGAAAATAATACAACTAGTGAATATTTCTTTGCTCCGAATTTTCTAAATCATGAAGTAAAAAACGAAgtgattagaaaattagaagctCTAACGAAATCATGAGGCTCGTACATCTCTCCACCTCTTTGTAATCGTCTATCAAAGCTGCCACGTTCTCGAGAGCATCTTGGAACGTGCTTTCCTCCATACCTTCCCCTATGTAATGGTGAACGAAAGCTTTCTTTCGGTACATTAAATCAAATTTACGAGCCAGCAATCCCCAACCCTGTCGGATAGCGGTGTTGTTGCTGAGCATCGCCACTGTTCTTTTCGATTTTGCTAAGTCTCCGCCGGGAACCGTGGTGGTCGGTTGATAATTAATTCCTAcctgaaaattttcatttttattggttCCCTTGTAGCGTGATTGCTGGCAGTATTCCTAGAAGAAACTATCCGTGAAACTACCATGTCGTTTCGCATCACTTTTACTCACGAATCACGCAACGTATCTAGACAAACTCGTTACATCATCCATTGCCAAAGTTCAGTCCCTGTATTTACAGTTCATCGTTCTAGCCAAAATATGTATGGGCTCATTATCTAACAAACGTACGTCAATAGTCTAGCAAAACGGTGCATCATTCCGTGATGATCCACGAGCCGTGATCGTGATAAATCTTTGTGCGACGTATACAAAGAAATAGAAACGTCATCGCTGATACTTGAAAAAACGAGTAAGTTACCTTGAACCCGGTCGGACTCCAGCTGACAAAACGAATCGACTTCTTTCCTTTCAACGACGCGATCGCCCTACTTACGTCATTTGGATTTACGTCTCCGCGGTACAGCAGACAACAACTCATGTAAGCTCCTGTGCGTAGATCACATTTGACCATCTACAAATCGATCAGGAGAGTCACGAATAAATTCTACGAGTGGAACACTAGTCAGCACCTGGTTAGCTGGGTCGAAACACTCGTACGTGATTTGCTGAGTGTTAATGTCGCAGTGCGCGGCTTTCGCAGGGGAAATCAACGGAGAATACGTAGTCAGGGCGAAGTGAATCCTCGAATAGGGTACCAGGTTTGTTTGAAGTTCTTGCAAGCTCAGATTCACGGCTCCCTCGAACCTCATCGAGGCTGTAACGCTCGAAATCACTTGAGCCTGCAGTCGATTCAGATTCGTGTACGTTGGATTGTCCACATCCAAATTTCTGTGAAGGGAGGAGGTTCAAAAGCTGTTGACGCATCTAGTTTTCTCGTTACGATTTAGGGAAAGATATGTCTTAGTATTTGTTTAGACCTTGCGCAAATATTGTATAAGGCCTCGTTGTCTACGAGAAAGGAGCAGTCCACGTTATCTAGACTACCGACTGTGGTGAAAACCGAGTTGTAAGGTTCGACGATAACAGTGGAGATGTTAGGAGATGGATAGATGGCAAATTCGAAAGTTATTGTCTTAGGGTAATCGCGCGATAGACGCTGCAGCAGTAACGTGGCAAAACCACTGCCGGTACCGCCGCTGAATGATCTGTGAAACAAGATATGATCGTAGTACATCAAGGTATAGTTAGAAAGACCAAACGGTTTACCTGAACACGATGAATCCGCAAGGTCTGGAACATGATTCCCATAGTTTGCAAACGCGATGCAACACGAGATCGATTGCCTCTTTACCTATGGAATGGTAGCCTCTCGCATAATTGTTTGACGCGTCCTCTTTTCCACTGATCAACGAGTCCGGAGAAAACAAACGTTTGTAGGAACCAGTTCG
The nucleotide sequence above comes from Megachile rotundata isolate GNS110a chromosome 13, iyMegRotu1, whole genome shotgun sequence. Encoded proteins:
- the LOC105662885 gene encoding tubulin alpha-1C chain isoform X2 produces the protein MEKSGEIITIFIGQAGTQLANACWELFCLEHGVAPNGCIQQGYYPIDSSFCTFFTETQARKLTPRTLIVDLEPTVIDEIRTGSYKRLFSPDSLISGKEDASNNYARGYHSIGKEAIDLVLHRVCKLWESCSRPCGFIVFRSFSGGTGSGFATLLLQRLSRDYPKTITFEFAIYPSPNISTVIVEPYNSVFTTVGSLDNVDCSFLVDNEALYNICARNLDVDNPTYTNLNRLQAQVISSVTASMRFEGAVNLSLQELQTNLVPYSRIHFALTTYSPLISPAKAAHCDINTQQITYECFDPANQMVKCDLRTGAYMSCCLLYRGDVNPNDVSRAIASLKGKKSIRFVSWSPTGFKVGINYQPTTTVPGGDLAKSKRTVAMLSNNTAIRQGWGLLARKFDLMYRKKAFVHHYIGEGMEESTFQDALENVAALIDDYKEVER
- the LOC105662885 gene encoding tubulin alpha-1C chain isoform X1 → MEKSGEIITIFIGQAGTQLANACWELFCLEHGVAPNGCIQQGYYPIDSSFCTFFTETQARKLTPRTLIVDLEPTVIDEIRTGSYKRLFSPDSLISGKEDASNNYARGYHSIGKEAIDLVLHRVCKLWESCSRPCGFIVFRSFSGGTGSGFATLLLQRLSRDYPKTITFEFAIYPSPNISTVIVEPYNSVFTTVGSLDNVDCSFLVDNEALYNICARNLDVDNPTYTNLNRLQAQVISSVTASMRFEGAVNLSLQELQTNLVPYSRIHFALTTYSPLISPAKAAHCDINTQQITYECFDPANQMVKCDLRTGAYMSCCLLYRGDVNPNDVSRAIASLKGKKSIRFVSWSPTGFKVGINYQPTTTVPGGDLAKSKRTVAMLSNNTAIRQGWGLLARKFDLMYRKKAFVHHYIGEGMEESTFQDALENVAALIDDYKEVERCTSLMISLELLIF
- the LOC105662885 gene encoding tubulin alpha-1C chain isoform X3 yields the protein MEKSGEIITIFIGQAGTQLANACWELFCLEHGVAPNGCIQQGYYPIDSSFCTFFTETQARKLTPRTLIVDLEPTVIDEIRTGSYKRLFSPDSLISGKEDASNNYARGYHSIGKEAIDLVLHRVCKLWESCSRPCGFIVFRNLDVDNPTYTNLNRLQAQVISSVTASMRFEGAVNLSLQELQTNLVPYSRIHFALTTYSPLISPAKAAHCDINTQQITYECFDPANQMVKCDLRTGAYMSCCLLYRGDVNPNDVSRAIASLKGKKSIRFVSWSPTGFKVGINYQPTTTVPGGDLAKSKRTVAMLSNNTAIRQGWGLLARKFDLMYRKKAFVHHYIGEGMEESTFQDALENVAALIDDYKEVERCTSLMISLELLIF